One Oscillospiraceae bacterium genomic region harbors:
- a CDS encoding nitroreductase family protein codes for METMDNEILQVLSARKSVRVYTDEPVTEAERNAILQAAFQAPTAGNQQLYTILNITDPALKARLADLCDHQPFIAKAPLVLVFLADCRRWLQAYKAAGIEDVRTPGAGDLLLAMADTCIAAQNAVVAAESLGIGSCYIGDVIENAEQMREALHLPEHVVPACMLVFGRPTDQQKARPKPARFAKDAVVCENTYRDRTDDELRADFTARAAANGQQNYDFTTAIQAFCKRKYESDFSREMTRSAEVYLEEFRK; via the coding sequence ATGGAAACTATGGATAACGAGATCTTACAGGTGCTTTCCGCCCGCAAAAGTGTGCGCGTGTATACCGACGAGCCGGTGACCGAAGCCGAGCGGAACGCTATTTTACAAGCGGCGTTCCAGGCACCCACGGCGGGCAACCAGCAGCTGTACACGATCTTGAACATCACCGACCCGGCGCTGAAAGCCCGCCTGGCCGATTTGTGCGACCACCAGCCGTTCATTGCCAAGGCACCGCTGGTGCTGGTGTTTTTGGCCGATTGCCGCCGTTGGCTGCAGGCCTATAAGGCAGCGGGCATCGAGGATGTACGGACCCCCGGTGCAGGAGACCTGCTGCTGGCCATGGCCGATACCTGCATCGCGGCGCAGAATGCCGTGGTGGCGGCGGAAAGCCTGGGCATCGGCAGCTGCTACATCGGTGATGTCATCGAGAACGCCGAGCAGATGCGAGAAGCCCTGCATCTGCCGGAGCATGTGGTTCCTGCCTGTATGTTGGTGTTCGGCCGCCCGACGGACCAGCAGAAGGCCCGCCCCAAACCGGCCCGGTTTGCAAAGGATGCCGTCGTCTGTGAGAACACCTACCGCGACCGCACCGACGACGAACTGCGCGCGGACTTTACCGCCCGTGCCGCCGCCAACGGCCAGCAGAACTACGATTTCACCACCGCCATCCAGGCCTTCTGCAAACGCAAGTACGAGAGTGATTTCTCCCGGGAAATGACGAGGAGTGCAGAGGTATATCTGGAAGAGTTCCGAAAGTAA
- a CDS encoding AraC family transcriptional regulator yields the protein MSASFNPYTKRQSMIEPDYEVYRYRSTYMNEVELHHHDFYEVYLLLRGRIEYIVENKIYRMRPGDWMLCSPLELHQARIDTDADAYERIVLWIARPYLDRLSTPRTSLTRCFDTSVPGHTNLLRLPGAIGAPLRSTVDRLCDLRARKDYGSDLLAQGALVELMIGLNRAADSHGDLRPAGTSDQVVDAVLHYINEHYSESLTLDQLAEQFFISKYHLLRKFDAQVGTTVHRYILQKRLMNAKQLLAGGVPPNEVCQYCGFGDYANFYRAFKAEYNQTPRQYIQEAKGK from the coding sequence ATGTCGGCCAGTTTTAACCCCTATACCAAGCGCCAAAGCATGATCGAGCCGGATTATGAGGTGTACCGCTATCGTTCCACCTACATGAACGAAGTGGAGCTGCACCACCATGATTTTTACGAGGTTTATCTGCTGCTGCGCGGCCGTATTGAATATATTGTGGAAAATAAAATTTACCGCATGCGCCCCGGCGACTGGATGCTGTGCAGCCCGCTGGAGCTGCATCAGGCCCGCATCGATACCGATGCCGACGCGTACGAGCGCATCGTGCTGTGGATCGCCCGACCATATCTGGACCGGCTTTCCACCCCGCGCACCAGCCTGACCCGCTGCTTTGATACCAGCGTGCCGGGCCACACCAACCTGCTGCGCCTGCCCGGTGCCATCGGCGCGCCGCTGCGCAGCACGGTAGACCGCCTGTGTGACCTGCGCGCCCGCAAGGATTATGGCAGCGACCTGTTGGCCCAAGGTGCGCTGGTAGAACTGATGATCGGCCTGAACAGGGCGGCGGACTCCCACGGGGACCTGCGCCCGGCCGGCACCAGTGACCAGGTGGTGGACGCTGTCCTACATTATATAAATGAGCACTACAGCGAGAGCCTGACCCTGGACCAATTGGCTGAGCAGTTTTTCATCAGCAAATACCACCTGCTGCGCAAATTTGATGCCCAGGTGGGCACCACGGTACACCGCTATATTTTGCAAAAGCGCCTGATGAACGCCAAGCAGCTGCTGGCGGGCGGCGTACCGCCGAATGAGGTGTGCCAATACTGCGGCTTTGGCGATTACGCCAACTTTTACCGCGCCTTTAAGGCCGAGTATAACCAGACTCCACGGCAGTATATCCAGGAAGCAAAAGGAAAATAA
- the uxuA gene encoding mannonate dehydratase produces MSMKMGWRWYGEGNDPITLADIKQIPGVEEIVWALHSKMPGEIWEEDEIKAVVDQIHSYGFDATIVESVNVHDDIKIGLPTRDQYIENYKQCIRNLSKFGVKTICYNFMPVFDWTRTDLFHPVGDGSTALFYQKDLIKGDYKAMADYIMSFTEKYHMTFPGWEPERMAKLDELFKAYAPVTKEKLWDNLKYFLEAIMPTCRECDIKMAIHQDDPPWDIFGLPRLLVNAESIDRFLSMVDDPYNCLTLCSGSMNANPNNNVAEIVRKHCDRIPFAHIRNIHHFENGDFSEAAHRDCCGETGIIEILRAYHDCGFDGCIRPDHGRQLWEEGPGNCRPGYGKYDRALGIQYMLGVWDLLDRLDEEKKG; encoded by the coding sequence ATGTCTATGAAAATGGGTTGGCGCTGGTATGGTGAGGGCAACGACCCCATCACGCTGGCTGACATCAAGCAGATCCCCGGTGTTGAGGAGATCGTCTGGGCCCTGCACAGCAAGATGCCCGGTGAGATCTGGGAAGAGGACGAGATCAAGGCCGTCGTCGATCAGATCCATTCTTACGGCTTCGACGCTACCATCGTTGAGTCTGTCAACGTTCACGATGACATCAAGATCGGTCTGCCCACCCGCGACCAGTACATCGAGAACTACAAGCAGTGCATCCGCAACCTGTCCAAGTTCGGTGTCAAGACCATCTGCTACAACTTCATGCCGGTCTTTGACTGGACCCGTACCGACCTGTTCCATCCCGTCGGCGACGGTTCCACCGCCCTGTTCTATCAGAAGGATCTGATCAAGGGCGACTACAAGGCCATGGCTGATTACATCATGAGCTTCACCGAGAAGTATCACATGACCTTCCCCGGCTGGGAGCCGGAGCGTATGGCTAAGCTGGACGAGCTGTTCAAGGCTTACGCCCCTGTCACCAAGGAGAAGCTGTGGGATAACCTGAAGTACTTCCTGGAAGCCATCATGCCTACCTGCCGCGAGTGCGACATCAAGATGGCCATCCATCAGGACGATCCCCCGTGGGACATCTTCGGCCTGCCCCGCCTGCTGGTGAACGCCGAGAGCATCGACCGTTTCCTGTCCATGGTGGATGATCCGTACAACTGCCTGACCCTGTGCAGCGGAAGCATGAACGCCAACCCCAACAACAACGTGGCTGAGATCGTGCGCAAGCATTGCGATCGTATCCCGTTCGCCCATATCCGCAACATCCATCACTTCGAGAATGGCGATTTCAGCGAGGCCGCACACCGCGATTGCTGCGGCGAGACCGGCATCATTGAGATCCTGCGTGCCTACCATGACTGCGGCTTTGATGGCTGCATCCGTCCTGACCACGGCCGTCAGCTGTGGGAGGAAGGTCCTGGTAACTGCCGCCCCGGTTACGGTAAGTATGACCGTGCCCTGGGTATCCAGTACATGCTGGGTGTCTGGGATCTGCTCGACCGCCTGGACGAGGAGAAGAAGGGCTAA
- a CDS encoding polysaccharide biosynthesis C-terminal domain-containing protein — MASSQKKYSTLVSNTLLFAISNFSSKLLSFFIRPYLSYALDTPDIMGVSSLLQQATNLLIPVVSLGVSYAVIRFGLDKKVNKSSVFVNGGATISVGFLLLLLAMPLVRLIPNAAEYLPYLYLCVLASCLRTLCTQFIRSRMLNRLVAIDGVLTTGALLAYYLVFLSWLKLGAAGFLLANACADLTSMVFVFFAGGCYKFYNPKAFDKKLWRDMLRYCLPMIPAAISFWIINASDMFFVQAMCEDYGGRSGNYWVGLLSAGYFLPQVITILGSIFYEAWQLSAVTEEQDREVFFSKIFRIYASVLFCCVAGVIWLCRPMMHLFKAEYYDGWIFVPFLTLCSMCTCLNQFLNSIYVVYKRSTGSLVTMLCGAVLNLILNYCFILAWGPWGVTPASFLGLLLVFLLRAYSTRGLLEVDFHPGWLLLNLALVLAEIFCIMRLENWVIPVTVLTAIVCAINFREIFSMLNKLVGKFLHHKKV; from the coding sequence GTGGCATCATCGCAAAAAAAATACTCAACGCTGGTAAGCAATACACTGCTGTTTGCCATCTCCAACTTCAGCTCCAAGCTGCTCAGCTTCTTCATCCGCCCGTACCTGAGCTACGCGTTGGATACGCCGGACATCATGGGTGTGTCCAGCCTGCTGCAGCAGGCTACTAACCTGCTGATCCCGGTGGTCAGTTTGGGCGTGTCCTACGCAGTCATCCGCTTTGGCTTGGATAAAAAGGTCAACAAGTCCAGCGTCTTCGTCAATGGCGGCGCTACCATCAGCGTGGGCTTTTTGCTGCTGCTGCTGGCCATGCCGCTGGTGCGGCTCATCCCCAACGCGGCGGAATACCTGCCGTATCTATACCTCTGCGTGCTGGCCAGCTGCCTGCGCACGCTGTGTACCCAGTTTATCCGCTCCCGTATGTTGAACCGCCTGGTGGCGATAGACGGCGTGCTGACTACCGGCGCACTGCTGGCGTATTACCTGGTGTTTTTGAGTTGGCTCAAGCTTGGCGCGGCGGGCTTTTTGCTGGCAAACGCCTGCGCGGACCTGACCTCGATGGTGTTTGTGTTCTTTGCGGGCGGGTGCTATAAATTCTACAACCCCAAAGCCTTTGACAAAAAGCTGTGGCGCGACATGCTGCGCTACTGCCTGCCCATGATCCCCGCGGCCATCAGCTTTTGGATCATCAACGCCAGCGATATGTTCTTTGTGCAGGCTATGTGCGAGGATTACGGCGGCCGCAGCGGCAACTATTGGGTCGGCCTGCTGTCGGCGGGCTATTTCCTGCCGCAGGTCATCACGATTCTGGGCAGCATCTTCTACGAGGCCTGGCAGCTCTCCGCTGTGACCGAGGAGCAGGACCGCGAGGTGTTCTTCTCCAAAATTTTCCGTATCTACGCCAGTGTTTTGTTCTGCTGTGTGGCGGGCGTTATCTGGCTCTGCCGACCGATGATGCACCTGTTCAAGGCCGAATATTACGACGGCTGGATCTTTGTGCCGTTTCTGACGCTCTGCTCCATGTGCACCTGCCTGAACCAGTTCCTCAACAGCATCTACGTGGTGTATAAGCGGTCCACCGGTTCGCTGGTCACGATGCTGTGCGGTGCGGTGCTCAACCTGATCCTGAACTACTGCTTCATCCTGGCCTGGGGCCCTTGGGGTGTCACTCCGGCCAGCTTCTTAGGGCTGCTGTTGGTTTTTTTGCTGCGTGCCTACTCCACCCGCGGCCTGCTGGAAGTGGACTTCCACCCCGGCTGGCTGCTGCTGAACCTGGCGCTGGTGCTGGCGGAAATTTTCTGCATCATGCGGCTGGAAAACTGGGTCATCCCGGTCACAGTGCTGACGGCCATCGTCTGCGCCATCAACTTCCGCGAAATTTTCAGTATGCTGAACAAACTGGTGGGCAAATTCCTCCACCACAAAAAGGTGTGA
- a CDS encoding M48 family metallopeptidase, whose product MALPRQQTRTVAGVTYTLTRRRVRNINLRVRADGSVAASAAPRVSAMRVDAFVASKADWVRSAQARAAARREQEAAQQPELPTRAEALAHIQVLCRAYYPQFATTCPGGHMPKITVRDMTTRWGSCSLKTGTLAFARRLCVAPMPAQEYVVVHEFCHFAHPNHGPGFWAAVAAVMPDYKARERLLKQM is encoded by the coding sequence TTGGCTTTGCCGCGGCAACAAACACGCACGGTGGCGGGCGTGACCTATACGCTTACCCGCCGCCGCGTGCGCAATATCAACCTGCGCGTGCGGGCTGATGGCAGCGTAGCCGCCAGTGCCGCACCGCGTGTGTCGGCCATGAGGGTGGATGCTTTTGTTGCCAGCAAGGCAGATTGGGTGCGCAGCGCCCAGGCCCGCGCAGCCGCCCGCCGCGAACAGGAAGCCGCCCAGCAGCCGGAACTGCCCACCAGGGCCGAGGCCCTGGCCCATATCCAGGTGCTGTGCCGGGCATACTATCCCCAGTTCGCGACCACCTGCCCGGGCGGGCATATGCCCAAAATCACTGTGCGGGATATGACCACCCGCTGGGGCAGCTGCAGCTTAAAAACCGGCACGTTGGCTTTTGCGCGGCGGCTGTGTGTGGCACCCATGCCCGCGCAGGAATATGTTGTAGTACATGAGTTCTGCCATTTTGCCCACCCCAATCATGGTCCCGGCTTTTGGGCGGCGGTGGCGGCAGTTATGCCGGACTACAAAGCCCGCGAACGACTGTTAAAGCAGATGTGA
- a CDS encoding LTA synthase family protein, translated as MQKLKNFNWKNFFLQGVLPFALAITAAFIARYQLELSDGVTPDFLAMQWPLYAPLNALTAFCLTLVLFAILGKWSRATGISGALFTVIALINYYTRDLHGSALMPQDILNLGTAAEVMGSYTLQITATVRTIILWYLPVLAIAFVQGQLVKDCPKRASWRARGVRVLGCAAGVFCVLFFGYFGPVSVKPKTTYGWAWQNTYYKYGYLAGTIEAASLMADPIIEPENYSDDAAVTAAAMAEDFPSATAESASTDYPDIILVLSESFYDFDLVTDLQADTEVMPVTKNLPNAVYGHTISPHVGGGTNSSEYEMLSSNSLMLMPSITPFNWLNLHNANSLVSYLKDLGYSTLAAHPYTNSNYRRDSAWLALGFDETHFQDDFPTKEYYGNRPYQTDSASYRDFEKLYEAMPEDKPRFGFLVSIQSHGDYTMNDASLDIVHAATDYGEYDELMDEYLSCIHMSDAAVQELCDYFTKQYEETGRKVVLAFAGDHAPSFVDHVADKTRAEGNDLQILERSTPFFIWANYPLENIGAATSAADPLNRIDMVMLAPTIAQQAGLPLTGYYKYLLAMKQQTPVVTAANDYMKVDGTYGTYGEDESLDAWVKGYLALEYNNIGAHAKRVQSIFGH; from the coding sequence ATGCAAAAACTGAAAAATTTCAACTGGAAGAATTTCTTCCTGCAGGGGGTCCTGCCCTTTGCACTGGCCATCACTGCCGCATTTATTGCGCGGTATCAGCTGGAACTGTCCGACGGCGTTACGCCGGACTTTCTGGCCATGCAGTGGCCGCTGTATGCCCCGCTGAACGCCCTGACCGCCTTCTGCCTGACACTGGTGTTGTTTGCCATCCTGGGCAAGTGGAGCCGCGCCACCGGCATCTCCGGTGCACTGTTCACCGTGATCGCACTCATCAACTACTATACCCGCGATCTGCACGGCTCGGCCCTGATGCCCCAGGACATCCTGAACCTGGGCACCGCCGCCGAGGTCATGGGCAGCTACACACTGCAAATTACCGCCACCGTGCGCACCATCATTCTGTGGTATCTGCCGGTGCTGGCGATTGCTTTTGTGCAGGGGCAGCTGGTCAAGGACTGCCCCAAGCGCGCCAGCTGGCGTGCCCGCGGTGTACGGGTACTGGGTTGTGCCGCCGGTGTGTTCTGCGTACTCTTTTTCGGCTACTTTGGGCCGGTTTCGGTCAAGCCCAAAACCACCTACGGTTGGGCCTGGCAGAATACCTATTATAAGTACGGCTACCTGGCCGGTACCATCGAGGCCGCCAGCCTGATGGCCGACCCCATCATTGAGCCGGAGAACTACAGCGATGACGCCGCCGTCACCGCGGCTGCCATGGCCGAGGACTTTCCCTCCGCCACGGCAGAATCCGCCAGCACCGACTACCCTGACATCATTTTGGTGCTGTCCGAGAGCTTCTACGACTTTGACCTCGTGACCGATTTGCAGGCCGACACCGAGGTCATGCCCGTTACCAAGAACCTGCCCAACGCTGTGTACGGCCACACCATCAGCCCCCACGTAGGCGGCGGCACCAATTCCAGCGAGTACGAGATGCTGTCCAGCAACTCGCTGATGCTGATGCCCTCCATTACCCCCTTCAACTGGCTGAACCTGCACAACGCCAACAGCCTGGTCAGCTACCTGAAGGACCTGGGCTACAGCACGCTGGCTGCCCACCCCTACACAAACTCCAACTACCGCCGCGACTCTGCCTGGTTGGCACTGGGCTTCGACGAGACCCACTTCCAAGACGACTTCCCCACCAAGGAGTACTACGGCAACCGCCCGTATCAGACCGACTCGGCCTCTTACCGCGACTTCGAAAAGCTGTACGAAGCCATGCCCGAGGACAAGCCGCGGTTCGGCTTCCTGGTGTCTATCCAGAGCCACGGCGACTACACAATGAACGATGCTTCGCTGGATATTGTACACGCCGCCACCGACTACGGCGAGTACGACGAGCTGATGGACGAATACCTGAGCTGCATCCACATGAGCGACGCCGCCGTGCAGGAACTGTGCGACTACTTTACCAAACAGTACGAGGAGACCGGCCGCAAGGTAGTGCTGGCGTTTGCCGGCGACCACGCCCCCAGTTTTGTGGACCACGTGGCTGACAAGACCCGCGCCGAGGGCAACGACCTGCAAATTCTGGAGCGCAGCACGCCGTTCTTCATTTGGGCCAATTACCCGCTGGAGAACATCGGCGCCGCCACCAGCGCTGCCGACCCGCTGAACCGCATAGACATGGTGATGCTGGCCCCCACGATTGCCCAGCAGGCCGGTCTGCCGCTGACGGGCTACTACAAATACCTGCTGGCTATGAAGCAGCAGACCCCCGTGGTGACCGCCGCCAACGACTACATGAAGGTGGACGGCACCTACGGCACCTACGGCGAGGACGAAAGCCTGGACGCCTGGGTGAAGGGGTATCTGGCACTGGAATATAACAATATTGGTGCCCACGCCAAGCGTGTGCAGTCGATTTTTGGGCATTAA
- a CDS encoding prepilin-type N-terminal cleavage/methylation domain-containing protein produces the protein MLLRRRKYESRRGFTLVELVVVLVILAILASVAVPAFSRQLETGQERKAVTEAQACVTAASGLGAQKYTEARTAYIQDSSKKIDTTLAAWAGQVRDERPTVTGTLAQREGTGEYLLTPQNTPDGTAAGVAEVKAAAGVDGTVLNFWCNTNGQIVFLLYRSADDILVAYANRATSGSSSVVIPTANVPTAVPDPYENALD, from the coding sequence ATGCTGCTGCGACGCCGGAAATATGAAAGCCGCCGTGGTTTTACCCTGGTGGAGCTGGTCGTTGTTCTGGTTATCCTGGCCATTTTAGCCAGTGTGGCCGTACCGGCCTTTTCCCGCCAGCTGGAGACCGGACAGGAGAGAAAAGCAGTCACCGAGGCGCAGGCCTGCGTGACGGCCGCCTCCGGGCTGGGCGCACAGAAGTATACCGAAGCGCGGACGGCTTACATCCAGGACAGCAGTAAAAAAATCGATACCACGCTGGCCGCATGGGCCGGTCAGGTCCGGGACGAGCGCCCCACCGTTACGGGCACACTGGCCCAGCGCGAGGGCACCGGTGAATACCTGCTGACCCCGCAGAACACGCCCGACGGTACTGCCGCCGGTGTAGCCGAGGTCAAGGCAGCCGCCGGTGTGGACGGCACGGTACTGAACTTCTGGTGTAACACCAACGGGCAGATCGTGTTCCTTTTATATAGGAGTGCCGATGATATTCTGGTGGCGTATGCGAATCGGGCGACTTCCGGCAGCAGCAGCGTGGTGATTCCCACCGCCAATGTGCCGACGGCTGTGCCCGACCCCTACGAAAACGCCCTCGACTGA
- a CDS encoding cytidylate kinase-like family protein — protein MKQIITIGREFGAGGGELGRRLARELGIAYYDRDIILRTAKVSAHLTPEQVRRWDERVPHEFGFTQSLFNFYERPLSEELWDAQVRAIREIADKESCVIVGRNADYILREFDHCLRVFVHADRNWRLLHMRKLMPDTPFDQLEVDMDKADRARKNYCVKHTGRVYGDSRNYDLTLCTSKLGIDKALEILLCAAKDI, from the coding sequence ATGAAACAAATCATCACGATCGGACGAGAATTTGGTGCAGGCGGCGGCGAACTGGGACGCCGTCTGGCTCGGGAGCTGGGTATCGCCTACTATGACCGCGACATCATCCTACGCACGGCCAAGGTCAGCGCCCATTTGACGCCGGAACAGGTGCGCCGCTGGGACGAGCGTGTGCCTCACGAGTTCGGCTTTACACAAAGCCTGTTCAACTTTTACGAGCGCCCGCTGAGCGAGGAACTGTGGGACGCTCAGGTGCGGGCCATCCGCGAGATTGCCGACAAGGAAAGCTGTGTTATCGTTGGCCGCAATGCGGACTACATCCTACGCGAATTCGACCACTGCCTGCGCGTGTTTGTGCATGCCGACCGTAACTGGCGCCTGCTGCACATGCGCAAGCTGATGCCGGACACCCCCTTTGACCAGCTGGAAGTCGACATGGACAAGGCCGACCGCGCCCGCAAAAATTACTGCGTCAAGCATACCGGCCGTGTGTATGGCGACAGCCGCAACTACGATTTGACGCTGTGCACCAGCAAGTTGGGCATTGATAAGGCGCTGGAAATTTTGCTTTGCGCGGCGAAGGATATTTGA
- a CDS encoding mannitol dehydrogenase family protein, with amino-acid sequence MQMNASSIVNQKAEWEKLGVKLPAFDHAAMTAATKEHPIWVHFGAGNIFRGFIAALQQRLLNEGLADRGIIAADTFDYDIIDKIYTPYDNLTMNVTLNPDGTTSREVIGSIAEGLRADSSDAAMMARFKEIFTDPGLQMISFTITEKGYALYRPDGSLMPVVQADIDEGPAHARHAMSMVTALLLERFQNGAAPLAVVSMDNCSHNGEKLQTSVMTIAKAWLEKGYVGQDFIDYLTDESKIAFPWSMIDKITPRPHKIVEEQLVKDGIEGMEPIVTSKNTFIAAFVNAERPQYLVIEDKFPNGRPALEKAGVYLTDRDTVNKTERMKVTTCLNPLHTAMSVYGCMLGYTLICDEMKDADIVALIKRLGYVEGLPVVVNPGILEPKAFIDEVVEQRLPNPFMPDAPQRIATDTSQKVGIRFGETIKSYIAEGRDLNTLVSIPLALAGWLRYLLAVDDNGNAFEVSADPLKDDLQAKLAGIEVGKPETFTNQLDDILSNASIFGTDLTKTVLADKIKAYFKAELAGPGAVRKTLHDAVNA; translated from the coding sequence ATGCAGATGAATGCCTCTTCCATCGTTAACCAGAAGGCCGAGTGGGAAAAGCTGGGCGTTAAGCTGCCCGCCTTTGACCATGCCGCCATGACTGCCGCTACCAAGGAGCATCCTATTTGGGTCCACTTTGGCGCCGGCAACATTTTCCGCGGTTTCATCGCCGCCCTGCAGCAGCGCCTGCTAAACGAGGGCCTGGCCGATCGCGGCATCATCGCGGCCGACACCTTCGACTACGACATCATCGACAAGATCTACACCCCGTATGACAACCTGACAATGAACGTCACCCTGAACCCGGACGGCACCACCAGCCGCGAGGTCATCGGCTCCATCGCCGAGGGCCTGCGTGCTGACTCCTCTGACGCTGCCATGATGGCCCGCTTCAAGGAGATCTTCACCGATCCCGGCCTGCAGATGATCAGCTTCACCATCACCGAGAAGGGCTACGCCCTGTATCGTCCGGACGGCAGCCTGATGCCCGTTGTCCAGGCCGACATCGACGAGGGCCCCGCCCACGCACGCCATGCCATGAGCATGGTCACCGCCCTGTTGCTGGAGCGTTTCCAGAACGGTGCCGCTCCTCTGGCCGTCGTCAGCATGGACAACTGCTCTCACAACGGTGAGAAGCTGCAGACCAGCGTGATGACCATTGCCAAGGCTTGGCTGGAGAAGGGCTATGTTGGCCAGGACTTCATCGATTACCTGACCGATGAGAGCAAGATCGCATTCCCCTGGTCCATGATCGACAAGATCACTCCGCGCCCCCACAAGATTGTGGAAGAGCAGCTGGTCAAGGACGGCATCGAGGGTATGGAGCCCATCGTTACCAGCAAGAACACCTTCATTGCTGCTTTCGTCAACGCCGAGCGCCCGCAGTACCTGGTCATCGAGGACAAGTTCCCCAACGGCCGTCCTGCCCTGGAGAAGGCTGGCGTGTACCTGACCGACCGCGACACCGTCAACAAGACCGAGCGCATGAAGGTCACCACCTGCCTGAACCCGCTGCACACCGCCATGAGCGTGTACGGCTGTATGCTGGGCTACACCCTGATCTGCGACGAGATGAAGGACGCCGACATCGTTGCCCTGATCAAGCGCCTGGGCTATGTTGAGGGTCTGCCCGTTGTGGTCAACCCCGGCATCCTGGAGCCCAAAGCTTTCATCGACGAAGTCGTTGAGCAGCGCCTGCCCAACCCCTTCATGCCCGACGCCCCGCAGCGTATCGCTACCGATACTTCCCAGAAAGTCGGCATCCGCTTCGGCGAGACCATCAAGAGCTACATTGCCGAGGGCCGCGACCTGAACACCCTGGTCAGCATCCCTCTGGCCCTGGCTGGCTGGCTGCGTTACCTGCTGGCTGTGGACGACAACGGCAATGCCTTTGAAGTCTCTGCTGATCCCCTGAAGGACGACCTGCAGGCCAAGCTGGCCGGTATCGAGGTCGGCAAGCCCGAAACCTTCACCAACCAGCTGGACGACATCCTGTCCAACGCTTCCATCTTCGGCACCGATCTGACCAAGACTGTGCTGGCCGACAAGATCAAGGCTTACTTCAAGGCCGAGCTGGCAGGCCCCGGCGCTGTCCGCAAGACCCTGCATGACGCTGTGAATGCTTAA
- a CDS encoding type III pantothenate kinase produces the protein MILALNIGNSNITFGSYTPDGKLVFSSRLFADTALSSDELLYKMVNMLALYGAEPQEITAIIFSSVVPALTPRIREALRKMCEAPVMEVGPGLKSGVRIRMDNPAQLGGELLCAVVGALRRAEPPLVVVNFDTATTLLAVDDTGALVGGAILPGPQCSLASLVKNTAQLPQVELEAKPRRLLGTNTADCLHSGIVHGTSAMLDGMVAQFRAALHADAAPVIATGTLPSSVRDCCVTEITYRETLILDGLFAIWQRNTRR, from the coding sequence ATGATCCTGGCATTAAATATCGGCAACTCCAACATTACCTTTGGCAGTTATACGCCGGATGGTAAGCTGGTGTTTTCCTCACGGCTGTTTGCGGATACCGCGTTGAGCAGCGATGAGCTTCTATATAAAATGGTAAACATGCTGGCCTTGTACGGCGCGGAACCGCAGGAGATCACTGCCATCATCTTTTCCAGCGTGGTGCCCGCGCTGACGCCCCGCATCCGGGAGGCTCTGCGCAAGATGTGCGAGGCCCCGGTCATGGAAGTAGGGCCCGGTCTGAAAAGCGGTGTGCGTATCCGCATGGACAACCCGGCCCAGTTGGGCGGCGAACTGCTCTGCGCGGTGGTCGGCGCGCTGCGCCGGGCCGAGCCGCCGCTGGTAGTCGTCAACTTCGATACCGCCACTACCCTGCTGGCCGTGGACGACACCGGCGCCCTGGTGGGCGGCGCTATCCTTCCGGGGCCGCAGTGCTCGCTGGCATCACTGGTAAAAAATACCGCCCAGCTGCCCCAGGTGGAGTTGGAAGCCAAGCCCCGCCGTCTGCTGGGCACAAACACCGCCGATTGCCTGCACAGCGGCATCGTGCACGGGACCTCGGCCATGCTGGACGGTATGGTAGCACAGTTCCGCGCCGCGCTGCATGCCGACGCCGCCCCTGTGATCGCCACCGGTACTCTGCCCTCCAGCGTTCGCGATTGCTGCGTGACCGAGATCACCTACCGGGAAACGCTCATCCTGGACGGCCTGTTTGCCATCTGGCAGCGCAATACCCGCCGGTAA